From Oceanipulchritudo coccoides, the proteins below share one genomic window:
- a CDS encoding arylsulfatase, with protein sequence MKATAMKFFLISAFLGLVSSFGATGQPNIVLILVDDMGYSDLGCYGSEIETPNLDRLADNGIRFTNFTNDAKCGPSRTSLMSGRFHSQVKGAGFGSVITIPEILGQGGYQSFMLGKWHIFDTPLERGFDRMYGFMEGWCNSLTGEWKGEQVQKLDGKPHRLPEGLTTTQAYTEFAERFIRERDPEKPFFLYLAYNAPHYPLHAPEADVMKYRGRYQDGWGALRESRLEKMKALGIVPQGQQLSPTDVASWDSLTDAERDRQDLVMATYAAMIDGLDCGVGQLVETLQAEGLFEDTLILFLSDNGACPFERTELETLENNYMPWDARSFYTYSEPWANACNTPWSKYKQNQHEGGISTPLIAHWPNGIANPGRLDRGRGHIVDFHATFRHLLGLDCPDQYRGHLLGQPPGLSLAAAFAGQPRPLHEELFYSFNKFSALTQGRWKVVDQQYLFNLEDDRIEANDLRAERPELFQSLKNRWDELDQSFR encoded by the coding sequence ATGAAAGCGACTGCCATGAAGTTTTTTCTCATTTCGGCATTTCTCGGTCTGGTTTCAAGCTTTGGGGCGACCGGCCAGCCCAACATAGTCCTCATCCTGGTCGACGATATGGGGTACTCGGACCTCGGTTGTTACGGCAGTGAAATTGAGACGCCCAACCTGGACCGGCTTGCCGACAATGGGATTCGCTTCACCAATTTTACCAATGATGCCAAATGCGGACCCAGCCGCACCTCCCTGATGTCCGGGCGCTTCCACTCCCAAGTCAAGGGAGCAGGTTTTGGATCGGTCATCACGATTCCCGAGATCCTTGGGCAAGGAGGCTACCAAAGCTTCATGCTTGGAAAGTGGCATATTTTCGACACGCCGCTGGAGCGCGGCTTTGACCGGATGTACGGGTTCATGGAAGGGTGGTGCAACTCCCTCACCGGTGAGTGGAAGGGTGAGCAGGTGCAGAAGCTCGATGGAAAGCCACATCGCTTGCCGGAGGGACTCACCACGACGCAGGCCTACACGGAATTTGCGGAACGCTTCATCCGGGAACGGGATCCGGAGAAACCGTTTTTCCTGTATTTGGCCTACAATGCGCCACATTATCCGCTTCATGCCCCCGAGGCCGATGTGATGAAATACCGCGGCCGCTACCAGGATGGCTGGGGTGCCCTGAGGGAATCGCGGCTTGAGAAGATGAAGGCCCTCGGTATCGTACCGCAAGGTCAGCAGCTTTCCCCGACCGATGTCGCTTCATGGGATTCCCTGACCGATGCGGAGCGCGACCGTCAGGATCTCGTGATGGCGACGTATGCGGCGATGATCGACGGCCTGGACTGCGGGGTGGGGCAGCTTGTGGAAACGCTTCAGGCTGAAGGTCTTTTTGAAGACACGTTGATTCTTTTTCTGAGCGACAACGGGGCCTGCCCGTTTGAGCGCACCGAGCTGGAAACATTGGAAAACAACTACATGCCATGGGACGCACGCTCCTTTTATACATATTCCGAGCCTTGGGCCAATGCCTGCAACACTCCCTGGAGCAAATACAAGCAGAACCAGCACGAAGGGGGCATTTCAACACCTTTGATCGCCCACTGGCCAAATGGAATCGCCAACCCGGGTCGCCTTGACCGGGGTCGTGGTCATATCGTGGATTTTCACGCCACCTTCCGCCACCTCCTCGGGCTTGATTGCCCGGATCAATATAGGGGACATCTGCTCGGCCAGCCGCCCGGACTGAGCCTGGCAGCCGCCTTTGCCGGCCAACCCCGTCCCCTGCACGAGGAGCTGTTCTATTCCTTTAACAAGTTTTCGGCCCTCACCCAGGGCCGATGGAAAGTCGTCGATCAGCAATACCTTTTCAACTTGGAAGACGACCGCATCGAGGCGAATGACCTGCGCGCGGAGCGTCCTGAGCTGTTCCAGTCACTGAAGAATCGCTGGGACGAATTGGACCAAAGCTTCCGCTAA
- a CDS encoding PEP-CTERM sorting domain-containing protein, with the protein MKIKRLTSTLGLAGYLLGFCLLATQSSGAIYTLAASGDILSASDGTTTLADAITANAGTMPSGTTVVIPTGFAATMQGFNGVDSTDTIINVDGSSTLTAIGNNNADRTQTVTINIKDSAQYLLDSDHKVRADLVLNYDSSAASSSAGKLTFQSSTTQSTTINLNSGSLIFGEISLAKAGEFNLNGGDLSFAAINTLTASAPGFIDFNSAAGSVLTFTGASALTDLDVNIGFGMFQIDGVSQTSIASWSRVLDGTTLTLTPTPVPEPSTYALLLGLAAFGFLTFHRRSHRGC; encoded by the coding sequence ATGAAAATTAAACGACTCACCTCTACCCTCGGCCTTGCAGGCTACTTGCTGGGTTTTTGCCTGCTTGCCACCCAGTCATCTGGCGCAATCTACACATTGGCTGCGTCTGGCGATATTCTCAGCGCCAGCGACGGAACTACTACTTTAGCGGATGCCATTACAGCCAACGCTGGCACAATGCCGTCAGGTACTACAGTGGTAATCCCCACCGGCTTCGCTGCGACGATGCAGGGATTCAACGGCGTTGATTCGACTGACACCATCATCAATGTGGACGGCTCCTCCACACTTACGGCTATCGGTAACAATAACGCTGACCGGACTCAAACAGTTACAATTAATATAAAAGATTCGGCGCAGTATTTATTGGATTCGGATCACAAAGTGCGGGCTGATCTCGTTTTAAATTATGATAGTAGCGCGGCATCCAGCTCTGCTGGCAAATTGACTTTCCAGTCCAGTACTACGCAATCCACCACCATCAATTTGAACAGTGGTTCCTTAATCTTTGGTGAAATTAGTTTGGCCAAGGCAGGCGAGTTCAACTTGAATGGGGGTGACTTGTCATTTGCTGCAATTAACACCCTGACCGCCTCCGCTCCTGGTTTTATCGATTTCAATTCAGCAGCTGGCTCTGTGCTTACATTCACCGGTGCAAGCGCACTGACTGATCTGGACGTCAATATTGGGTTTGGCATGTTCCAGATTGATGGAGTCTCCCAAACAAGCATAGCTTCTTGGAGTCGGGTCCTGGATGGCACAACACTGACGCTCACGCCGACGCCGGTCCCGGAGCCGTCGACCTATGCCCTGTTGCTGGGCCTTGCGGCATTTGGCTTTCTCACTTTCCACCGCCGCTCTCATAGGGGTTGTTAA
- a CDS encoding InlB B-repeat-containing protein yields the protein MIPPPFPPRILLAASLLLGGGLALDAKLGLDREAYGVWDRSGFQPVEQYPFTRGQEWSTGWEHVHPARGVYDWSELDELLEFAHQQNQKVFIKVQPVSGLGEPPAWIYGAGVPKLSDRKYTYGYYLDPEFKLYFSEMVQAMGDHVRNNVPDHLLELVAFVRVDTGATGDEEPYEYQNRIPSAYKISDADWQDYRLWVFELYRQAFQEGPGAKIPLLFQAIDPTKDTDEWNWVSQNVTAGFGAKFGGLVRGHHMTNSNTVTIDFKDKAVDSDFGLFSRNEMDQTWSKTFFQLNIRLNMYWTAVEQLQPGMSVWDVTKSCLQNTYIDGYAFAFEFFNTWAAELDPPTARGGFSILHEGLDFDDKEKFPESIYGEKSPENLDRYLAICEAYADQGAQMDDVDSAPRGQVYQRANMTGFNDCARSLWAGNYERFIRQIDPDNTSKGLFRVNGPLTPSSHPYDRFARSFDSTTGKNTMYFDVHDNLLPSRSQRVQLSVIYLDKGTGQFELEYDATDNSQKSAFVVTKTNSNTWKTETVVVDDWVMANNGPNGADLMLLNIDSEDDIFHMVELVKLAEVVVVTEGQGTVTGRTDATIYDPVIGTFAEGQRLELTVTPAPGWEFSGWSGDLDGTNPRPILYPTEDTQVTAHFTRVGETSTWFGFKILNDYVDTGAWLGWVHVANDPWVYSENLGSWMYAPEQSGAFGAWFHLSY from the coding sequence ATGATTCCCCCCCCTTTCCCTCCTCGAATCCTTCTTGCCGCCTCCCTTCTTCTTGGAGGGGGGCTGGCTTTGGATGCAAAACTCGGTCTGGACCGCGAAGCTTACGGCGTCTGGGACCGGTCGGGTTTCCAGCCTGTTGAGCAATATCCCTTCACTCGCGGTCAGGAATGGTCGACGGGGTGGGAGCACGTGCACCCGGCCCGCGGGGTTTATGACTGGTCGGAACTTGATGAGCTACTGGAGTTTGCACACCAGCAAAACCAGAAAGTGTTTATCAAGGTGCAACCCGTCAGTGGACTAGGTGAGCCCCCGGCGTGGATTTACGGTGCAGGTGTGCCAAAGTTGTCCGACCGGAAATACACCTATGGCTATTATCTTGATCCGGAATTTAAGCTCTATTTTAGCGAGATGGTGCAAGCCATGGGCGACCATGTCCGCAACAATGTTCCAGACCACCTTTTGGAATTGGTCGCTTTCGTGAGGGTTGATACGGGCGCAACCGGAGACGAGGAACCCTACGAGTACCAAAACCGAATCCCTTCGGCGTACAAGATTTCAGATGCGGATTGGCAGGATTACCGACTTTGGGTCTTCGAGCTTTACCGTCAGGCCTTTCAGGAGGGTCCCGGGGCCAAGATTCCCCTTCTCTTCCAAGCCATTGATCCGACCAAGGATACGGATGAATGGAACTGGGTAAGCCAGAACGTGACGGCCGGCTTTGGAGCCAAATTTGGTGGGCTGGTTCGGGGCCATCACATGACAAATTCCAATACCGTGACCATCGACTTTAAGGACAAGGCGGTTGATTCAGACTTCGGGCTCTTTTCGCGGAATGAAATGGACCAGACCTGGTCCAAGACCTTCTTCCAGCTTAATATCCGGCTGAACATGTACTGGACAGCGGTTGAGCAGCTGCAACCCGGCATGAGTGTCTGGGACGTCACAAAATCCTGCCTTCAGAATACCTATATCGACGGATACGCTTTCGCCTTTGAATTTTTCAATACCTGGGCGGCAGAATTGGATCCGCCAACGGCGCGTGGAGGATTTTCGATTCTCCACGAAGGATTGGATTTCGATGATAAGGAAAAATTCCCCGAATCGATATATGGGGAGAAGTCTCCTGAAAACCTTGACCGTTATTTGGCCATTTGTGAAGCCTATGCCGACCAGGGTGCACAGATGGATGACGTCGATTCGGCTCCGCGCGGTCAAGTCTATCAGCGCGCCAACATGACGGGCTTCAATGACTGCGCAAGAAGTCTCTGGGCGGGTAACTATGAACGCTTCATCAGGCAGATTGATCCAGACAACACCAGCAAGGGACTCTTTCGAGTTAATGGTCCCCTGACCCCGTCTTCCCATCCCTACGATCGCTTTGCCCGGAGTTTCGACAGCACGACGGGTAAGAATACGATGTACTTTGATGTTCATGACAACTTGCTGCCATCGCGCAGCCAACGGGTGCAGCTTTCCGTGATCTATCTCGATAAGGGAACCGGGCAGTTTGAACTGGAATACGATGCCACGGACAACAGCCAAAAAAGTGCGTTTGTTGTCACCAAAACCAATTCCAATACCTGGAAGACGGAAACCGTGGTGGTCGACGATTGGGTCATGGCAAACAATGGTCCGAATGGTGCCGACCTGATGCTGCTGAATATCGATTCGGAAGACGACATCTTCCATATGGTGGAGTTGGTCAAGCTAGCCGAAGTTGTTGTTGTTACAGAGGGGCAGGGGACCGTCACCGGGCGCACCGATGCCACCATTTACGATCCTGTGATTGGCACCTTTGCCGAGGGTCAACGGCTCGAATTAACTGTGACACCTGCCCCCGGATGGGAATTTTCCGGGTGGAGTGGTGATTTGGACGGAACGAATCCGCGTCCTATTCTTTATCCGACTGAAGATACGCAGGTAACCGCCCATTTCACCCGGGTGGGCGAGACCTCCACCTGGTTCGGATTTAAAATACTAAATGACTATGTGGATACAGGAGCCTGGTTGGGTTGGGTGCATGTCGCAAACGATCCATGGGTCTATTCTGAGAACCTGGGAAGCTGGATGTATGCCCCCGAACAATCCGGTGCGTTTGGCGCCTGGTTTCACTTGAGTTACTAA
- a CDS encoding InlB B-repeat-containing protein, translated as MKTPPLPLRIILASCLLLAGGLISEAKLGLDREAYGVWDRTGGLSVETYPFTRGQEWTTAWEHINPARHVFDWSELDALLQFAYDQNQKLFAKVSPVGGQGGPPSWIYEDQGGDVPRVTGDVFDYGFYLDPEYKLYFSEMVQAMGDHMRNNVPAHLLDRVAFVRVDTGATGDEEPYENAGNIDFPELYGITNQEWEDFRLWAFEVYRQAFQEGPARKIPLLFQDIDPSQDPVEWAWVTGNVTAGFGAKFGGIVRGHHLTKSNTATTDFKDKAVDSDFGLFSRNEMDQTWQKTFFQLNIRLNMYWTAVEQLHPGLSVWDVTQSCLGNTYIDDYTFAFEFFNTWAAELDPPTARGGFSILHEGLDSSDTVKFPESIYGPANINNEQRYIDICAAYASRGALMNDSFAATKGQVYQRDAQTGFNDSSWLIVPGNYERFITQMDPDNTSKGLFRINGPLTTASHPYDRYARSFDSATGKNTMYFDIHDNLLPSRSQSVRLSVIYLDAGTGQFELQYDADSDSQKTAFVVTKTNSNTWKTETIIVDDWALQNNGPNGADLMLLNVDSEDDIFHMVELVKISEVTLGTVGKGSVSGRTDAIVYDPMVGTFDEGQRFELTVTPEPGWEFVGWSGDLDGTETRPFLYATEDARVTANFIYLGADLTEDNFNSADWTGGTGWSGNWIPSGEATPGAIVQLNNTGEITRNLGTPLSNATLSFMWDVDRITTGQPGEVYIKVGSIWLPDPVWSEGVKGDDSGSSPELAPATVNLSSFGTVSGIRFKLNGNSSTDRFWIDDVVILGSDGGGGTYEQPLFTSDPVEKGPGVEGSPYAGTLVGSALDANGDPMTFSKVPASGPAWLNVDSNGTLWGTPTAADIGLNRWTVEVTDGSGVPDEAYLLITVEPDGAPALSYAEWSSLFRLDQPQDGDDDGDAEPNIIEFSNGGSPVNRLDNGHQSTFELMSGSGSTWFEYAYAKRGSGLSYQMEVSSSLAPGSWSGTGYTETGNDPLNGYFNLITNRIEIPTDSPVFIRLRVEEN; from the coding sequence ATGAAGACACCCCCTTTACCCTTAAGAATAATTCTTGCCTCATGCCTCCTCCTTGCAGGTGGTTTGATTTCTGAAGCCAAACTGGGGCTGGACCGTGAAGCCTATGGCGTTTGGGACCGCACCGGCGGGTTATCCGTGGAAACGTATCCTTTCACGCGTGGTCAGGAATGGACCACTGCATGGGAGCATATTAATCCCGCCCGCCATGTCTTTGATTGGTCCGAACTGGATGCCTTGCTGCAATTTGCCTACGATCAGAACCAGAAGCTATTCGCCAAGGTCTCGCCGGTCGGAGGGCAGGGCGGGCCACCTTCATGGATCTACGAAGATCAGGGGGGCGATGTGCCTCGAGTAACCGGCGATGTCTTCGACTACGGCTTTTATCTGGATCCTGAGTACAAGCTCTACTTCAGCGAGATGGTGCAAGCAATGGGGGATCACATGCGCAACAATGTACCGGCCCACCTTCTCGACCGGGTCGCCTTTGTCCGCGTGGATACAGGGGCGACAGGCGATGAGGAACCTTATGAAAATGCCGGCAACATCGATTTCCCTGAACTCTACGGGATTACGAATCAGGAATGGGAAGACTTCCGCCTGTGGGCTTTTGAAGTTTACCGGCAGGCCTTTCAGGAAGGTCCCGCAAGAAAAATTCCGCTATTGTTTCAGGACATTGATCCATCACAGGACCCGGTTGAATGGGCCTGGGTGACTGGGAATGTGACTGCCGGCTTCGGGGCAAAGTTTGGCGGGATCGTCCGTGGACACCATCTAACAAAATCCAATACTGCGACCACCGACTTCAAGGATAAAGCGGTAGATTCGGACTTCGGACTGTTCTCGCGTAATGAAATGGACCAGACATGGCAAAAGACATTTTTCCAGCTCAACATCCGCCTGAACATGTATTGGACTGCCGTCGAACAGCTGCATCCGGGGTTGAGTGTCTGGGACGTGACCCAATCCTGCCTAGGAAACACCTATATAGATGATTACACATTCGCCTTCGAGTTCTTCAACACATGGGCAGCCGAGTTGGATCCCCCTACCGCGAGGGGTGGATTCAGCATCCTTCACGAAGGCCTGGATTCATCTGACACGGTCAAATTCCCGGAGTCAATTTACGGGCCGGCCAATATTAACAATGAGCAGAGATATATTGATATCTGTGCTGCCTATGCGAGCCGGGGCGCTTTGATGAATGATTCGTTCGCCGCGACTAAGGGCCAGGTTTACCAGCGCGATGCACAGACGGGTTTCAACGACTCCAGCTGGCTCATTGTTCCCGGCAACTATGAACGTTTCATCACCCAGATGGACCCGGATAACACCAGCAAGGGCCTTTTCCGGATCAATGGGCCGTTAACAACAGCCTCTCATCCGTATGACCGTTATGCCCGGAGTTTCGACAGCGCAACGGGTAAGAACACGATGTATTTTGATATCCATGACAACCTGCTTCCTTCACGCAGCCAGAGCGTGCGGCTTTCAGTGATCTATCTCGACGCGGGAACCGGCCAGTTCGAGCTGCAATACGATGCGGATTCCGATAGCCAGAAGACAGCCTTTGTTGTCACCAAGACCAATTCCAATACCTGGAAGACCGAAACGATAATTGTCGATGATTGGGCGCTCCAAAACAATGGTCCCAACGGAGCCGACCTGATGCTCCTTAATGTCGATTCGGAAGACGACATCTTCCACATGGTGGAGCTCGTAAAGATTTCCGAGGTCACCCTTGGCACTGTCGGCAAGGGAAGCGTCAGCGGGCGCACCGATGCCATCGTTTATGATCCGATGGTCGGGACCTTTGATGAGGGCCAGCGGTTTGAATTGACCGTGACGCCCGAACCAGGCTGGGAGTTTGTGGGTTGGAGCGGTGACCTAGACGGGACTGAGACCCGCCCCTTCCTGTATGCCACGGAAGATGCCCGGGTGACTGCGAATTTCATCTATCTGGGTGCAGACCTGACTGAAGACAACTTTAATTCAGCTGACTGGACCGGGGGGACCGGTTGGAGTGGCAACTGGATTCCCTCAGGTGAGGCAACGCCGGGCGCCATTGTTCAACTGAACAACACCGGGGAGATCACCCGCAACCTTGGGACCCCACTGAGCAACGCCACTTTGTCTTTCATGTGGGATGTTGACCGGATCACGACCGGCCAACCAGGAGAAGTTTACATCAAGGTTGGCAGCATCTGGCTCCCGGATCCGGTGTGGAGCGAGGGCGTGAAGGGCGACGATTCGGGAAGCAGCCCCGAGCTGGCCCCTGCCACGGTCAATCTCAGTTCCTTTGGCACGGTGTCTGGGATCCGCTTTAAGCTGAACGGTAACTCGAGTACCGACCGCTTCTGGATTGATGATGTAGTTATTCTTGGCTCAGACGGTGGAGGAGGCACCTATGAACAACCCTTGTTCACATCCGATCCCGTTGAAAAAGGTCCAGGTGTCGAAGGAAGTCCCTACGCGGGCACACTCGTTGGTTCAGCGTTGGATGCAAACGGTGACCCAATGACCTTCTCCAAGGTCCCGGCTTCCGGACCTGCCTGGCTGAATGTGGATTCCAATGGCACACTTTGGGGTACACCGACCGCTGCCGACATTGGCCTTAATCGGTGGACCGTCGAGGTCACCGATGGATCCGGGGTGCCGGATGAGGCGTATTTGCTGATTACGGTAGAACCGGATGGAGCGCCCGCGTTGAGCTATGCCGAGTGGTCGAGCCTCTTCCGGTTGGACCAACCGCAGGATGGTGATGACGATGGTGACGCTGAACCGAATATCATTGAATTTTCCAATGGTGGGAGCCCGGTCAACCGCTTGGACAATGGCCATCAGTCCACCTTTGAATTGATGAGTGGTAGCGGTTCGACTTGGTTTGAATACGCTTACGCCAAGCGTGGCAGCGGCCTGAGTTACCAGATGGAAGTGTCTTCCAGCCTGGCTCCGGGAAGCTGGTCGGGGACCGGATATACCGAGACAGGCAACGATCCCCTCAATGGATATTTTAACCTGATCACCAACCGGATCGAAATTCCCACGGATTCCCCCGTCTTTATCCGGCTGAGAGTTGAGGAAAACTGA
- a CDS encoding dienelactone hydrolase family protein — protein MKLLQSIALITLASLPCSAFSAVASPATIALFEEIDTGEYLPYRLLRPENFDPDEKYPVMISLHGGSATSSYPKNEKNVRNWIEHLVREDFRDQFNCYIICPHSPGAWRLAQFRAIKDVIAELPSVDTDRIYAIGHSMGGQGVYTFIQSEPEYFAAVFSSSANGNKVDNPEAFKDLPVWTFHGDKDGTINIAGNQALFAKMQQIGGNMKFTTWINEAHGSSELMVAAGSGYEFFDWDKDNYVWVPATREWMTQLSSDLCDPETFSMKWLFSKSRTAEPVDPLWFGFEVIDGYADTGSWLGWVNVQNDPYVYSHRLESWMYATGPSSEARSWFFVFGE, from the coding sequence ATGAAACTCCTCCAATCCATTGCCCTGATCACTCTCGCCTCCCTTCCATGCTCTGCCTTTTCCGCAGTGGCCAGCCCTGCGACAATCGCCCTGTTTGAGGAGATTGATACAGGGGAATACCTTCCGTATCGCCTCCTCCGACCAGAGAATTTTGACCCGGATGAAAAATATCCAGTAATGATTTCTCTGCACGGGGGGAGCGCCACCTCAAGTTATCCCAAAAATGAAAAGAATGTTCGCAATTGGATAGAGCACCTTGTCCGGGAGGACTTCCGCGATCAGTTCAACTGCTACATCATTTGCCCGCATTCACCTGGTGCCTGGAGACTCGCGCAGTTCCGGGCCATCAAGGATGTGATTGCTGAGCTTCCGTCGGTCGACACGGACCGCATCTATGCCATTGGCCATTCAATGGGTGGGCAGGGCGTCTATACCTTCATTCAGTCGGAACCGGAGTATTTCGCCGCAGTGTTTTCCTCTTCAGCCAACGGGAACAAGGTGGACAATCCTGAGGCCTTCAAGGATCTGCCCGTCTGGACATTCCATGGTGATAAGGACGGGACCATCAACATTGCCGGCAATCAGGCATTGTTCGCAAAAATGCAGCAAATCGGCGGAAACATGAAGTTTACGACATGGATCAATGAGGCTCATGGGTCCAGTGAGTTGATGGTGGCCGCTGGAAGCGGGTATGAGTTTTTCGACTGGGACAAGGACAATTACGTTTGGGTCCCGGCCACGCGGGAGTGGATGACCCAGCTTTCCAGCGACCTGTGCGATCCGGAAACGTTCTCCATGAAGTGGCTCTTTTCCAAATCACGCACGGCGGAGCCCGTTGATCCGCTTTGGTTTGGGTTCGAGGTTATCGACGGATACGCGGATACCGGAAGCTGGCTGGGATGGGTGAATGTCCAGAACGATCCGTATGTCTATTCACACCGTCTTGAAAGTTGGATGTATGCCACTGGACCATCATCAGAAGCGAGGTCATGGTTCTTCGTTTTTGGCGAATGA